CGCCAAGGACGCCGGCACGAAGCCAATTCAACTTGCTGGATGTACCCCTGGTATCATGCAACTCACCTGGGTGAGAGAGAGCGGTTTTGCCACTCATCTTGTTTGGCTGTTGCTGACTTATCCACCCACCGTAATCCTTATCAGGAATCGGGAATGATTCCGTAACGTCTTTATCGACGGCATTTTCCTTATGGTCATCCATGGGTTCACCATTCAATCATGGAACAGCTGCGGTTGCGCTGTCTTGTCTTCTACGTTTTCGCCTGCACTACTAAAACATCGTATTCATCATTCGTGTCGTTTGGTTAGTGTCGGACATATTGCAAAGAGTGTCCGGGGCCAGGCTGCGGATGACATTGAGTCAAGACGCTTAAATCTGTAAGTTGCAGCCTCAAGCATCCTGATTCTTAGATTTTTCTGAGTATGAAACATGTAGTTTGTTGCTCGGTGACATATAGAAGATGTTCATGGAATCCGATGGCACTGCTAAGAAACCACCCATGAAACATGAAAGTCAGCGAATCAGAATACTCTCAGCGGATGATGTGATGTACACGATACGGATCGCTCACGGATGTGAATGACTTTCGCAGTGGTCGGGACCGGAGTATCAATGGCAGAAAGTGGATGCAATGAAAAGACAAGGTAAGATGGCAATAACCGCAGTATCGTTGTTGGCGCTTTCAGTTGATGTAGCGGCGATATTTGTCGTACCAGAGTTACGCATGCGATATGCAGATGCGTCTTTGACTTCAACGCAAGCCGCAGGGCAAACTGCCACGCAGGCAGGCAGTTCAAGCGGTGAGAATAGCTCACCAAGCAGCTCGACCCCCTCTTCAAGTTCATCGGTATCCTCGAGTCTGAAGGATGGAACATATTCGGGAGCGGTTGTCTCTACCAATAGAGGTGATTTCCAAGTGGATTTGACAGTATCTGGTGGGAAGGTAACCAATGTCGAAGTCTTGGAATATCCGCAGGATCCGACATCCCAGTCCATCAACGAGCAAGCCATTCCAGTGTATGTCAAAGAAGCCTTGGCAGCGCAGAGCGCTCAAATTCAACTCGTTTCTGGCGCAACCGAAACCTTCAATGGATTCACCGGATCGCTGCAGGATGCCATCAATCAGGCCCAGGGTTCAAAATGAACACGTACGTTCTTAATGTGATGAACCTTCCCTTTACCATTATGGTTAATTCCATATCGAAAGATCTCAAAATTGAGAAGACGGTCAAGACCATCCACAGCCTTCTGATCGATGCAGATCGACGCTTCTCCCCGTTCAAGGCAAACTCTATGGTAAGCCGCTTCCAACATGGTGACCATGACGTGCTGTCAGACGAGGATTTTCAAGAAGTGTATCTCAAGACTCTTTTGGCACAGGTTGAAACAGATGGACTTTTCGACCCATTCTACTCAGGCGTGTATGACCCTACTGGATTGGTGAAGGGATGGATCGTTGAAACTGCGTTCAATCAGGTTCTGGAGCCTTTGTTGCGTACTGGTCAGGTCACGGCCGCGGCCATCAATGCGGGAGGAGACATGATCGTTTCCGCCAATGCATTTCAGACTGCCTGGACAGTAGGCATTGAGAATCCATGTGACCCCCACCACTATGTGGCAGCATTCCCACTGCGTTCTGGAGCTGTCGCCACATCAGGAAGCAGCAAACGAGGCGAACATATCAAACGTGCACATCATGACATCGTACAGTCGACGGTCATTGCCGATTCATTGGTCGATGCCGACGTTTGGACCACCGCCCTGTTTGCAGCCTCTCGTGACGACATCCCCCATCTCATAGCGGAGCATGCGCTTACGGCCTTTCTCGTCACTGATTCAGGACAGTATCAAAATTATTCACATGGCACGCTCGTAGACGCATCGTCAATATCCAGTCATGATAAGGAGTTCTGGCGATGAAACACCTATCGACACGCATACTCCTAACATGGATGATCCTACTGTTTATTGTGCCCGCGCCCATGGTGCTGATGCTTTCGACGACCTTGCCAACGTTGTATTTACACAATATGGTCGGCATCCAACTTGGTGTCATTGCATACTCATGGATGCTTGCCGCCATGTATCTTGGCACTCGTCCTCGATGGGTGGACAGAAGTGTCGGGTTACCACATGTATATGTGGTTCATGGGGTGATGGGACTTATGGCGATTACCCTCGCAGTCCTGCATCGCCAACTTTCCCTTTCGTCGGGGTGGATCAAGAGAACTGGCGATTGGGCACTTATGCTGTTCATCGCACTTGCAGTCTGGTCATGCGTGTTCATGGCAGGTTGGCTTACTTCACGCTTACGGTGGCTCGAACTGTTGAAACATTGGCTCGAACACCTCGCAAGGCATGAACTTTCAGTATGGCTTCACCGGCTTAATCTCATAGCCGTAGTCCTCGTGTTCATCCACGTTCAGCTCATCAACTACATAGCATCACAACGAATTTTCATGGCAGTGTTCGATACTGTTACCATACTGGTATTCACACTATATGTTCTTGAAAAAATGCGTCTTCATTTCATTTCCATAACGGGACGGATCACTGGAACTCGCATGATAGCTCACAAGGTTCATGAAATAGCAGTTGCGATTCCACGTCAGCATGGTATGGATTGGGAAGCCGGAGACTTCGCATTCATCCGTTTTCCCGATAGTGACGGCTTGCGGGAATACCATCCGTTCTCGATAGTGAACGCACCTCTCGATCACCGGAACCATGGGGTGGCAAGACGCAATCTTCCCAATGCAGTGACACTATTTTTTGCTATTCGTGAAGATGGCGATTTCACACGTCGAATGGGTGCGTTGCCACCAGGAACGGTTGTTGACATGTTGCCGCCATACGGGCGCTACCGACGCTTCGTTGAAGAGCATGCACACAATGCCCCCATGATTCTTATTGCGGGTGGTATTGGCATCACGCCACTGATTGCCGTGCTTGAGCACTATGGGCCGCGTGTTTCGACCTTCGTGTACACGGCCAGGCGAGGTCAGATGCTGCCGTATACCAGTTATCTGCGATACTGGGCCGAGACGAGTCACATGCGTTCAATCATCTCCGAGCATCGGATACCGCCATCGCGAATAAGGAATGAGGTGATTGTCCGACACGCGATCTATCTCATAGCCGGCCCTATGCCCATGCAGCGCATGTGGTCCAAGTATTTGTGTTCCCAGGGCATTCCGGCAGATGACATATACGCCGAACCCTTCTCCTGGTAAAAGAAGCGACAGACCAAAGACTGGTCATTTTTCAGACATACGCCCTCTGATGTTGTAACTGTCCTTATGCAAGGAAGCCACAATTCAAACTACAAGCATTCTAGCAGCTTGAAAAATCTGCCGATATCTTACTAGGTCGCACACTGATATTGCCGTGCAGGGATTGAATTCAGACACCACCGCTGGGATATCACGATGTACACCTTGTTGTTACATCTTTGATGCAGTTCATGGATTTTCAACGTGATTAGAAAATATGCGCAGCACATCGTGGATCTGGAACACAGCGGATGTTGACCCATATACAGGGCGGCGGCCTGTTGCTGCCGATACTGAACAGAATGGGAAGTACTTTCAATAACTAATTAGCGGCGTCTATTGCTATCAGATTAAGAAAACGTCCATAATGTACGATAGTCGAAACTTATGTAGTGCACGAGCGGTATTGTTCTCGGCATCGAAGTTGCGTTATAAATGTTTCGAAACGGTATCATTCATAAACAATGCTTGACCATTATTAATCACGGCGAATGTTCGGTGATACTTTATGGGCAATCTCCTTAGCATATCAATATTGTTTAAGAATGGTTTTAGCCAATTTTTAATGGTCATATGGTTGTTGACTGATTTGTCAATTTCATCCTGATCGAGATGTTCAACCCTGATCATAGATGCATTGAGCTCAGCATGTTCCATTATTGGAGAGGAGGGGCGCTCAGTCAAAGATTGATGAGTATTTATTGCTTTAGGGATTCTTGGAGAATTGATCGAAGTCCTCGACGCGGCTTGCAACTTGGCCGTTGACATTGTTCCGGCATAATGTTGGTTTGGGAGCAGGATTGACTGTTTAGACCGTGCGTGGCTCGAACTGGTCAAGTTCGGTGAAGCAGCGTCTGTATATCAGTATCATGATCAGGGTGTCTCCGATTATGGTGATCGAGCTGAGTGCGGCAAGGACGACGAACTGGTATTTTGCCGCTTCGAGTGGATCTCCTCCTGCCATGATCTGGCCCGCCATCATTCCCGGTATGAGTACGATGCCGCTTGAAGCAAGCTGTGCGATCGTAGGGATGAGACCCAGTTTCGCCGAGGCGATGATTGATGGTTTCGCTGCCTCGAAGGGGGTCGCACCCATGCTGAGGTAGACCTCAACCTCATATTCCCGGGCTTTCATATCGGAGAAGAATCGGCTCATAGCAACGGCGATTGCGGCGACGAGATTGCCAAGCATCATGCCGGTCACAGGAATCAGAATCTGCGGGGCGTACCATGGCGATGGCGCGATGATGAGTTCGCTGACGACGCTGTCGACGATGAGCACACTCACCATCAAGGTCAGCAGCACTGGCATCACCAGGCCTCGCGGAATTCCATCTGCACGGGTGAGCGTGATCTGCACGGCGGCGATGACCATGAAAACCATCAGTGCCAGGACAATCCACGGGTTGTTGGCTTCGATGACGTATTTGATGATGTAGCCCATGGCCAGTAGCTGCAGTAGTGAGCGCAGGGTCGACCAGATCATGGATTTCGCCATTCCCAGTCTCATGACGACGGTCAGGATGGCAGCCAGGGCGACCAGCAGAAAAGTCACGGAGAGTCCGAATATGTTGATGTCATACACGGCGCCTGCAGTATGCGAAGCGATAATCATTCCATCTCCTGTCGTGACAGCCTGCCATGTGCGAGGCTAAGAATCCTGGAGGCCCGTCCATCTGAATTTCTGTGCCGGACTCGCAACACCGCCATTCCCGTGTGAGTTGCCGCGTTTTGCAGCATGGCGCCGACCTTGTCGGAACTATCTGGATCTAACCCCGCATCCACCTCGTCACTGAGCAGGACTTTCGGCTGGAGCATCAGGCTGCGCAGCAGACACACCCGTGCCTGCTGCCCAACGGATAGCATTGCGGGGTTGCGGACAAGCTCCACATCATCCAACCCCAGTTCGTCCAACCCATTTCTGATCTGCTTGGCAACAGGCTTTGCCGTTTGCGGTCTCAAGCCTTTAGCGTTCCTGTTGATGGAAAAGCCGAAGGGAAGCAGCACCGCATCAAGAACGGTATCAGAAGTCAGCACAGGCCTTTGGGGGAGATATACGACATTGCGCCTCCAGCTTTCGGGTGTGAAGCTGCTGCTGTCTCTCCCCTCGAGTGTCAGCTTCGCTGAAGCATGTGGGTCAAGCAGTGCCAATGCCATGAGCACATGTGATTTGCCCGAACCAGAGGG
This Bifidobacterium sp. WK041_4_12 DNA region includes the following protein-coding sequences:
- a CDS encoding FMN-binding protein, with translation MKRQGKMAITAVSLLALSVDVAAIFVVPELRMRYADASLTSTQAAGQTATQAGSSSGENSSPSSSTPSSSSSVSSSLKDGTYSGAVVSTNRGDFQVDLTVSGGKVTNVEVLEYPQDPTSQSINEQAIPVYVKEALAAQSAQIQLVSGATETFNGFTGSLQDAINQAQGSK
- a CDS encoding ATP-binding cassette domain-containing protein: MSYFSANALSCVFKQDSSQQNGKTLFSNLSLHLERGEIVDLTGPSGSGKSHVLMALALLDPHASAKLTLEGRDSSSFTPESWRRNVVYLPQRPVLTSDTVLDAVLLPFGFSINRNAKGLRPQTAKPVAKQIRNGLDELGLDDVELVRNPAMLSVGQQARVCLLRSLMLQPKVLLSDEVDAGLDPDSSDKVGAMLQNAATHTGMAVLRVRHRNSDGRASRILSLAHGRLSRQEME
- a CDS encoding FAD:protein FMN transferase gives rise to the protein MVNSISKDLKIEKTVKTIHSLLIDADRRFSPFKANSMVSRFQHGDHDVLSDEDFQEVYLKTLLAQVETDGLFDPFYSGVYDPTGLVKGWIVETAFNQVLEPLLRTGQVTAAAINAGGDMIVSANAFQTAWTVGIENPCDPHHYVAAFPLRSGAVATSGSSKRGEHIKRAHHDIVQSTVIADSLVDADVWTTALFAASRDDIPHLIAEHALTAFLVTDSGQYQNYSHGTLVDASSISSHDKEFWR
- a CDS encoding ABC transporter permease translates to MIIASHTAGAVYDINIFGLSVTFLLVALAAILTVVMRLGMAKSMIWSTLRSLLQLLAMGYIIKYVIEANNPWIVLALMVFMVIAAVQITLTRADGIPRGLVMPVLLTLMVSVLIVDSVVSELIIAPSPWYAPQILIPVTGMMLGNLVAAIAVAMSRFFSDMKAREYEVEVYLSMGATPFEAAKPSIIASAKLGLIPTIAQLASSGIVLIPGMMAGQIMAGGDPLEAAKYQFVVLAALSSITIIGDTLIMILIYRRCFTELDQFEPRTV